A stretch of the Paenibacillus dendritiformis genome encodes the following:
- a CDS encoding DUF2634 domain-containing protein: protein MPNLFPVDIENDWTEETEEATEPDVAFGRSWRFDFEKGDFVMTPTRKVAAANETEAWIMWCEKAIRTPRYRHLIYSREHGEEFDSLIGKGYSRAVIESEIQRIVTETLMVDPRTASVDGFTFSWSGDGCHFSCRIQNVREETEAIEGRVET, encoded by the coding sequence ATGCCTAACCTGTTCCCAGTGGATATTGAAAACGATTGGACGGAGGAGACGGAAGAGGCTACGGAGCCGGATGTCGCATTCGGCAGAAGCTGGCGTTTTGATTTCGAGAAGGGCGACTTCGTCATGACCCCGACACGGAAAGTCGCCGCCGCAAACGAAACGGAAGCCTGGATCATGTGGTGCGAGAAAGCGATCCGGACGCCGCGGTACCGGCACCTGATATACTCACGGGAGCATGGCGAAGAATTCGACAGTCTGATCGGAAAGGGGTACAGCCGGGCTGTCATCGAGAGCGAGATCCAGCGTATTGTGACCGAAACGCTGATGGTCGACCCGCGAACGGCCAGCGTCGACGGGTTTACGTTTTCCTGGTCCGGTGACGGCTGTCATTTCTCGTGCCGTATTCAAAATGTGCGAGAAGAGACGGAGGCTATTGAAGGGCGGGTGGAGACCTGA
- a CDS encoding phage tail tube protein → MAQGAGMDPTRAILGTFAQAFIDGEWQTNINHLEAKVEIDKRELNLVGHNWVQFKIGAKKGTGTISGYKTTSKMIQRDFSKFDIISKLDDPEAYGFERIRLIRCMPDSVQLANWTAGEEVTEETPFTFEDYELLDPIEI, encoded by the coding sequence ATGGCACAAGGAGCAGGAATGGACCCAACAAGAGCGATACTTGGGACATTCGCTCAAGCGTTTATCGATGGCGAATGGCAGACGAATATAAACCATCTGGAGGCTAAGGTGGAAATCGATAAACGAGAGCTCAACCTAGTAGGCCATAACTGGGTGCAATTCAAAATCGGTGCCAAGAAGGGCACTGGCACCATTAGCGGATACAAAACCACATCAAAGATGATTCAGAGGGATTTCAGCAAATTTGACATCATTTCCAAATTGGATGATCCAGAGGCCTACGGTTTTGAACGTATACGTTTGATCCGTTGTATGCCAGACAGCGTACAACTCGCCAACTGGACGGCTGGCGAAGAAGTGACGGAGGAAACGCCATTCACGTTTGAAGATTATGAGCTGCTCGACCCTATTGAAATCTAA
- a CDS encoding baseplate J/gp47 family protein, with translation MANLPLYLQEQTEDEIMQRMLDRVPSDIDVSEGSFIWDAQAPVAFVLSEAAVWAQQVLERGFASTTFGEYLDLRTAEHGVVRRAAVAAVGEVKFSGTAGKVIPAQTIVATPADEISGESSIEYETTAAVTLDVNGEGIAAIRALIPGRNGNVPAGVIEVMSTPIAGVTSVTNTKETIGGADTESDESLLERFYARVRNQGTSGNKAQYIQWAGEVPGVGGVQVHPLWDGPGTVGVYLLDVEKRAASDEIVQAAQEYIDPTMDGQGEGMAPAGPIVTVMAAEEVPISVRVKLTLASGASLEEVRTLIQNGTRQYLKQLAFVDPLVRYTRIAAVLLDIPPIIDFTSLSINGLNDANIEIGPGQVAVLGTVDVYE, from the coding sequence ATGGCGAATTTACCGCTCTATCTGCAAGAGCAAACCGAAGATGAAATTATGCAGCGCATGCTGGACCGTGTGCCCTCGGATATCGACGTTTCCGAGGGTTCTTTTATTTGGGATGCCCAGGCACCGGTTGCCTTCGTGTTGTCTGAGGCTGCGGTGTGGGCGCAGCAAGTTCTGGAACGCGGCTTTGCCAGTACGACTTTCGGGGAGTATCTGGACCTTAGGACGGCGGAGCACGGCGTAGTCCGGCGGGCGGCGGTGGCAGCCGTGGGGGAGGTCAAATTCAGCGGCACGGCCGGAAAGGTGATACCAGCTCAGACCATTGTCGCGACGCCAGCGGACGAGATATCGGGCGAGTCATCTATCGAATATGAGACGACTGCAGCCGTGACGCTGGATGTCAATGGGGAAGGTATTGCAGCGATTCGTGCCCTCATCCCTGGCCGAAATGGGAATGTGCCCGCTGGCGTCATCGAGGTCATGTCCACCCCAATAGCCGGCGTGACGTCCGTGACGAATACTAAAGAGACAATCGGCGGGGCGGACACAGAATCGGACGAATCGCTTCTTGAACGCTTTTACGCCAGGGTCAGGAATCAGGGTACGAGCGGTAACAAGGCTCAGTACATCCAGTGGGCCGGAGAAGTGCCGGGCGTGGGGGGCGTTCAGGTTCATCCTCTTTGGGACGGCCCGGGGACGGTTGGCGTCTATTTGTTGGACGTCGAGAAGCGCGCTGCATCTGACGAGATTGTCCAGGCAGCCCAAGAGTACATTGACCCAACGATGGACGGGCAGGGAGAGGGGATGGCGCCAGCGGGGCCGATCGTGACGGTGATGGCAGCCGAGGAAGTACCGATCAGCGTCCGGGTGAAACTCACTCTGGCCAGTGGGGCTTCATTGGAAGAGGTGAGGACGCTGATACAGAACGGCACCCGTCAGTACCTGAAGCAGCTGGCCTTTGTTGATCCGCTTGTCCGCTACACGCGGATCGCCGCGGTACTCCTAGACATCCCGCCGATCATTGATTTTACGAGTTTGTCTATCAATGGCCTTAACGACGCTAATATCGAGATCGGCCCCGGCCAGGTAGCGGTATTGGGGACGGTGGATGTTTATGAGTGA
- a CDS encoding LysM peptidoglycan-binding domain-containing protein: protein MEFHLIDAKGKNLYFPVNPEEVTIRREKGIETVNVMSYGEFDFPSGEKVKEIAFSSFFPQVYDSGYCNYENIPEPHTAMNWLNKMIQDKQPVRFIITGTPVNVLVLVSGHTTTFKGGEPGDIYFELTLRTWRRARVHTKVPTKKPAANKAPSQSGKTTRPDTKPTPKTYVVRKGDTLSKIAKMELGSSSKWKALYELNKKAIGQDPNKIKPGTKLVMPT, encoded by the coding sequence ATGGAGTTTCATCTCATTGATGCGAAGGGGAAAAACCTATATTTCCCCGTCAATCCCGAGGAAGTGACCATCCGGAGGGAAAAGGGAATTGAGACCGTCAACGTCATGTCATACGGGGAATTTGACTTTCCCAGCGGGGAGAAGGTGAAGGAAATCGCCTTCTCTTCTTTTTTTCCACAGGTGTACGATTCCGGGTATTGCAATTATGAAAATATCCCGGAACCGCACACGGCCATGAACTGGCTGAACAAGATGATCCAGGACAAGCAGCCAGTCCGTTTCATCATCACTGGCACGCCCGTTAATGTACTGGTTCTGGTGTCTGGCCATACCACCACGTTCAAGGGTGGGGAGCCGGGCGACATCTACTTTGAGCTCACCTTGAGAACTTGGCGGCGTGCAAGGGTGCATACGAAAGTACCGACAAAGAAGCCGGCAGCAAATAAGGCCCCTTCGCAAAGCGGGAAGACCACTCGACCGGATACGAAGCCGACGCCCAAGACGTATGTCGTGCGGAAAGGGGATACCCTATCAAAAATTGCGAAAATGGAGCTCGGCAGCAGTAGCAAGTGGAAGGCACTTTACGAGTTGAATAAAAAGGCGATAGGTCAAGACCCGAACAAAATTAAGCCCGGAACGAAGTTGGTGATGCCGACATGA
- a CDS encoding CD1375 family protein gives MALIYWDLIRKSLKKIEDVPLRWRSAVEALLEQEA, from the coding sequence ATGGCACTCATTTATTGGGATTTGATTCGCAAGAGTCTCAAGAAAATCGAAGATGTACCACTGCGTTGGAGATCTGCTGTAGAAGCGTTGTTGGAACAAGAAGCGTAA
- a CDS encoding Panacea domain-containing protein — translation MEPTVFDVADYFLDRYKREGRAVTHLQLQKMCYYAQAYYSAEYGEEMFTSIFEAWAHGPVSPALYSRYRSAGYQPLPFPTSVNINKFTSCMMEVMDTVWNKFWDKDPKWLEKQTHMEIPWRQARGATPYGEKCTNIIDINVMRDYYKGLIGMKERKPLKPLFKLSQIKQAAKTIDLSSRGTDEEYFDAIQAELEQFKVLRERAAGAWERENE, via the coding sequence ATGGAACCCACTGTATTTGATGTTGCCGACTACTTCTTGGATAGATACAAGCGTGAAGGGCGTGCGGTTACACACTTACAGTTACAAAAGATGTGTTATTATGCCCAGGCGTATTATTCGGCAGAGTACGGGGAAGAAATGTTTACATCTATATTTGAGGCTTGGGCGCATGGTCCAGTGAGTCCCGCCCTCTATTCCAGATACCGATCAGCGGGCTATCAGCCGTTACCATTTCCTACTTCTGTGAATATAAATAAATTTACCTCCTGCATGATGGAGGTAATGGATACAGTATGGAATAAATTTTGGGATAAAGACCCAAAATGGTTAGAGAAGCAAACGCATATGGAAATACCTTGGAGGCAAGCTCGCGGGGCTACGCCTTATGGTGAAAAATGTACAAATATTATCGACATAAATGTAATGCGAGACTATTATAAGGGACTGATTGGCATGAAGGAAAGAAAGCCGTTAAAGCCCTTGTTTAAACTCAGCCAGATAAAACAAGCAGCCAAGACGATCGATTTATCATCACGTGGTACTGATGAGGAGTATTTCGATGCAATTCAGGCAGAACTAGAACAATTTAAAGTTCTTCGAGAAAGGGCAGCTGGTGCATGGGAAAGAGAAAACGAGTGA
- a CDS encoding ATP-dependent DNA ligase — protein MFIPPMLLETAEAAFNDDNYIFEPKFDGHRAILSIIGGRIRIYTRHHNECTQQYPELLSTPFGEDMILDGEIVCIDPAGVVDFEAVMTRFQARRSDSINRLMGQLPATYVVFDILSYRGVDLRGLPLMQRKEILTTASLPPNGHIAICPFIEGAGEALYADICSRSMEGIVCKRKDSTYVSRRSTSWQKVINWTYTDVWIGRYRKDEFGWIAAIDDGAGRLRPAGAIEFGVTPDHKRAFYGVRHSLITGEDKNNVYLQPTVRAKVKTRNWTKAGMLRDPVFVEFLI, from the coding sequence ATGTTTATACCTCCAATGCTTCTCGAGACGGCCGAGGCAGCATTCAACGACGACAACTATATATTTGAACCTAAATTTGACGGCCATAGAGCGATTCTTTCGATTATCGGCGGCCGCATCCGGATATACACACGGCACCATAATGAATGTACCCAACAATACCCGGAGCTGTTATCCACGCCGTTCGGCGAGGATATGATCCTTGACGGCGAGATCGTATGCATCGATCCCGCTGGGGTCGTTGATTTTGAGGCCGTCATGACGCGGTTCCAGGCGCGCCGCTCAGACAGTATCAACCGGCTTATGGGGCAGTTGCCGGCCACCTACGTTGTATTTGATATCTTGAGTTATCGCGGCGTGGACCTGCGTGGGTTACCACTCATGCAGCGCAAGGAAATACTTACGACAGCCTCTCTCCCGCCCAATGGACACATAGCCATTTGCCCATTTATCGAAGGCGCCGGAGAAGCGTTATACGCCGATATCTGCTCTCGAAGCATGGAAGGCATCGTGTGCAAGCGGAAGGATAGTACGTATGTCAGCCGGCGATCAACGTCATGGCAGAAAGTAATTAACTGGACTTATACGGACGTGTGGATCGGCCGGTATAGGAAGGACGAGTTTGGTTGGATTGCGGCTATCGATGATGGGGCCGGGAGATTGCGGCCGGCGGGGGCTATAGAGTTTGGCGTGACTCCAGATCACAAACGTGCATTTTATGGAGTACGTCACTCCCTTATTACTGGCGAGGATAAGAATAATGTTTACTTGCAGCCGACGGTAAGGGCGAAGGTGAAAACGCGGAATTGGACGAAGGCGGGCATGTTACGTGATCCGGTATTCGTGGAGTTTTTAATATAA
- a CDS encoding phage holin family protein yields the protein MNHLKELGLTVWTAAAGANAKEATWGAGTAFIGTLGSLLGGWDQPLIFLLVLMAADYITGLLGAFKTKTVNSEVMFWGGIRKMTILFVIGLAALIDSWIQPGSLLFRTIAIFFYAGREGLSVVENLGVYGVDLPPKLVSFLEQLNEKGKEVDDHDHRN from the coding sequence ATGAATCATTTGAAAGAATTAGGGCTCACCGTCTGGACGGCTGCCGCTGGAGCCAATGCCAAAGAGGCGACATGGGGTGCCGGTACGGCGTTTATCGGGACGTTGGGATCATTGCTCGGCGGCTGGGATCAGCCATTAATATTTTTGCTGGTTCTCATGGCTGCGGATTACATTACGGGCCTTCTCGGAGCATTTAAAACTAAAACAGTCAACAGTGAGGTTATGTTCTGGGGCGGTATTCGAAAGATGACGATTCTGTTCGTGATTGGCCTCGCCGCTCTGATTGATTCATGGATTCAACCCGGTTCGCTCCTCTTCCGGACCATCGCGATATTCTTTTACGCTGGGCGGGAGGGGCTATCCGTCGTTGAAAACTTGGGAGTTTACGGCGTGGACTTGCCTCCGAAGTTAGTTTCTTTTCTGGAGCAGTTGAACGAAAAAGGAAAGGAAGTAGATGATCATGACCATCGAAATTAA
- a CDS encoding hydrogenase, which produces MKYPFDDRVFQYGEIYKVKDEYVVFPEEKYVTRTQHESRLVCIIHHCEANSDPRAWVINVAPLSSCIEMKRDNDLEITPQKGNYIDRTSLIRLGCAQPLLKIDLEGPVGVLTETQLLQLTALQILLTGTELD; this is translated from the coding sequence GTGAAATACCCGTTCGATGATCGGGTATTTCAGTATGGGGAAATATATAAAGTAAAAGATGAATATGTTGTTTTTCCAGAAGAAAAGTATGTAACTAGAACACAGCATGAATCACGGTTGGTATGTATAATCCATCACTGTGAGGCAAATTCCGACCCGCGAGCCTGGGTAATAAACGTAGCTCCATTATCAAGTTGCATTGAAATGAAGCGTGATAATGATTTGGAGATTACACCCCAAAAAGGTAATTACATAGATCGGACCTCGCTAATTAGGTTAGGTTGTGCCCAGCCACTTTTAAAAATTGATTTGGAAGGGCCGGTGGGGGTATTAACTGAAACGCAATTACTCCAATTAACAGCGCTTCAAATTCTACTCACAGGAACTGAACTGGATTAA
- a CDS encoding YmfQ family protein, producing MSDLIASPQGREMFSFLPAYYETSRVMQSDMQAKGAELDMLLRAMDETLEQFFVRTATWGLDRWEMELGIPTEKGKPIEQRRAVVESKLRGAGKFSGRLVKSVAEAYDGGTVDVSFQPTEWSFTIKFVDTIGVPPNLDDLKMVIEEIKPAHLKVEYEFSYLLIRDIHNVMTINQLQETKLSKFAGG from the coding sequence ATGAGTGACCTTATAGCGAGCCCACAGGGCAGAGAGATGTTCTCCTTTCTTCCTGCCTACTACGAGACGTCCCGAGTTATGCAGTCCGATATGCAGGCAAAGGGAGCGGAACTGGACATGCTTTTGCGGGCCATGGACGAGACTCTGGAGCAGTTCTTCGTCCGGACAGCGACCTGGGGGCTGGACCGTTGGGAGATGGAGTTGGGTATCCCGACGGAGAAAGGTAAACCGATCGAGCAACGGCGAGCGGTTGTTGAATCGAAGCTGCGCGGGGCAGGGAAATTCTCTGGTCGCCTCGTGAAGAGTGTGGCTGAGGCGTACGACGGCGGAACAGTTGACGTATCATTTCAACCAACTGAGTGGAGTTTCACGATTAAGTTTGTGGACACCATCGGCGTCCCACCTAACCTGGATGATCTGAAGATGGTCATCGAGGAGATTAAGCCGGCGCATTTGAAGGTTGAATATGAATTCAGTTATTTGCTTATCCGGGACATCCACAACGTGATGACAATCAATCAACTCCAAGAAACCAAGTTAAGCAAATTTGCAGGGGGGTGA
- a CDS encoding phage tail assembly chaperone codes for MANQQLNEQEILDSLFETASNLPEETVFIKRLGMRAVLRGLTSSKVDAIRERCTVRKTIKGQTTEKVDTEQFNAALIKEATSSLEVQGLKLSGWGDERLTSRLKLSGGEEVIRRMLLAGELDAVGDKVLEISGFGVDIADVKN; via the coding sequence ATGGCAAATCAACAATTGAACGAACAGGAGATCCTGGACAGTCTATTCGAAACGGCGTCCAATTTACCCGAAGAGACTGTTTTCATCAAACGACTCGGTATGCGGGCCGTGCTGCGAGGACTGACATCAAGCAAGGTGGACGCGATTCGAGAGCGCTGCACGGTACGGAAGACGATTAAAGGCCAGACTACTGAAAAAGTAGATACTGAGCAATTTAATGCAGCGTTGATCAAGGAGGCTACATCTTCCCTTGAAGTCCAGGGGCTTAAATTGAGTGGGTGGGGCGACGAACGTTTGACCAGTCGCTTGAAGCTGTCGGGCGGCGAAGAAGTGATCCGCCGAATGCTGCTGGCTGGGGAGTTGGATGCGGTTGGAGACAAGGTTCTCGAAATCTCCGGTTTCGGGGTAGACATTGCAGATGTAAAAAACTAA
- a CDS encoding XkdQ/YqbQ family protein, translating to MSYEVVLQNKYYLRELIESITLKDALDQISYQAEIKLKIPATGLNIEPGQEIRVSGVPYGAEKMVYLLNPGVVWECTSKTKESKHMDVLIYDRTIYLARSEDEYLFPAGQTATQRLRKYAADWGIKLSTVPDTKTKLKKAVYRPRPLYKMITADLQETVKSGGDMYIPRMTTTGLELFKVGSNKTVWELQSIEELTQTRTLEGTITKVKVIGTEDRKEKTKSKSSGKATPEIPEGMTLEEYGRLYGAKVQKGRGGKKPKVKASKVELPSKILAIATGQTAKLGTLQRMVQDEDVKTPAAAKKLAESMLTGIQQTFSVTTLDLNTIRAGDAVKLNGMTLIVMSVVHELGEPGHMTLELGSTDYVKRRYFLEY from the coding sequence ATGAGTTATGAAGTGGTGCTGCAGAACAAGTATTATTTGCGGGAGTTGATCGAAAGCATCACGCTTAAGGATGCTCTCGATCAAATATCGTATCAAGCAGAAATAAAGCTCAAGATCCCGGCCACGGGTCTGAACATCGAGCCCGGGCAAGAGATCCGTGTGAGTGGCGTCCCATATGGGGCCGAAAAGATGGTTTACCTCTTGAATCCCGGCGTCGTTTGGGAATGCACAAGCAAAACCAAAGAATCAAAGCACATGGACGTGCTCATATACGATCGCACCATATACTTGGCGAGGTCAGAGGATGAATATCTATTCCCGGCCGGACAAACCGCGACCCAGCGGCTGCGGAAGTATGCGGCGGATTGGGGGATCAAGCTTTCGACAGTTCCGGACACCAAGACAAAGCTAAAAAAAGCCGTGTACCGCCCGAGACCGCTATACAAAATGATTACTGCCGACTTGCAAGAAACGGTCAAATCCGGCGGGGATATGTACATTCCACGGATGACAACAACAGGCTTGGAACTATTCAAGGTGGGCAGCAACAAGACGGTGTGGGAGCTCCAATCGATTGAAGAGCTGACGCAAACGAGAACCTTGGAAGGCACCATCACCAAGGTAAAGGTGATCGGGACAGAAGACCGGAAAGAAAAAACAAAATCCAAGTCGAGTGGGAAGGCCACCCCGGAGATACCAGAGGGCATGACGTTGGAAGAGTATGGGCGCCTATATGGGGCAAAGGTTCAAAAGGGCAGGGGTGGCAAGAAGCCCAAGGTCAAAGCATCAAAGGTTGAGCTGCCGTCCAAGATCCTCGCAATTGCAACGGGCCAGACGGCCAAGCTGGGAACGCTGCAGCGGATGGTCCAAGATGAGGACGTCAAAACACCAGCGGCGGCCAAGAAACTGGCTGAATCCATGCTTACAGGGATTCAGCAGACTTTCAGCGTCACGACCCTTGACTTGAACACAATTCGGGCTGGTGACGCCGTGAAGCTTAACGGGATGACTCTGATAGTCATGTCCGTGGTCCATGAGCTGGGGGAGCCCGGTCACATGACGCTTGAACTTGGCTCGACCGACTACGTAAAGAGGAGGTATTTTCTTGAGTACTGA
- a CDS encoding N-acetylmuramoyl-L-alanine amidase, translating to MTIEIKQRLLPDGRPNKPSRSMKPQYITIHNTDNSAPGATAEAHSRYILNGSAGAQKSWHYTVDDREVYQHLRDDEQGWHAGDGSGPGNASSIGIEVCMYQGMDEPKAWQRAAGLIALLCKRHAIPVSRVVPHRHWSGKACPSRILPRWGEFEKMVEKELGTLDKPKQPDYAGHWAEASIRRVMNAGIMSGRGNGFAPNEPITRAEIAVVVDRMLKSSGK from the coding sequence ATGACCATCGAAATTAAGCAGCGATTGCTTCCAGACGGGCGGCCCAACAAGCCGAGCCGGTCGATGAAACCGCAATATATCACGATCCACAATACAGACAATAGCGCTCCGGGAGCTACAGCCGAAGCACATAGCCGGTATATCTTGAACGGGAGCGCGGGAGCGCAGAAAAGCTGGCATTACACGGTTGATGACAGAGAAGTCTATCAGCACCTGCGGGACGACGAGCAGGGATGGCATGCCGGCGACGGCAGCGGCCCCGGAAACGCGTCATCCATCGGCATCGAGGTCTGCATGTACCAGGGCATGGACGAGCCGAAAGCGTGGCAGCGGGCGGCGGGGCTGATCGCTCTGCTGTGCAAGCGGCACGCAATACCGGTCAGCCGTGTTGTACCGCATCGCCATTGGAGCGGGAAGGCTTGTCCGAGCCGGATACTGCCGCGTTGGGGAGAGTTTGAGAAAATGGTGGAGAAGGAGTTGGGGACATTGGACAAACCAAAGCAGCCGGACTATGCCGGCCATTGGGCAGAGGCTTCGATCCGAAGAGTCATGAATGCGGGCATTATGTCCGGGCGCGGAAACGGCTTCGCGCCGAACGAGCCGATTACGCGGGCAGAAATTGCTGTTGTCGTGGATCGTATGTTGAAGTCCTCGGGGAAATAG